A stretch of Oculatellaceae cyanobacterium DNA encodes these proteins:
- the xrtO gene encoding exosortase O: MKRFHSHLTADEWQSIFSIGLLIVAWLYANMRSLQWLFYALTQASSLNLAVMGMVLIALVVQLRHHQQNQFATRPYFIFPTLRLAPLLLMLGSWLIAIALSWILDLEQLTVLLFILGSYGLCGLFIEPSIWRKNLPAAALIACILPFGSQFNTGLGMPARILTANAVEKLLLALHINAISSHEIILLENGIAHVDLPCSGVKSLWTGTVFLLAVTWLENRFIGIKWLFVCSINLLLLISANTLRVLILILANYVFHQPKITQILHLPLGIIGFSFACGLTWLMLRKIPQHEQRECSQQKQQVNKRQLILVKKFVPGKMLVVTVIVTLLLFSSQLQYSHNAMLAIAPRHFSPEILSQPIPLTASEQKFFTNQVNPTIAEKYHFKFQNISGSFLVVFSKSWQAFHSPELCLTGNGLKVDTMKKSQLNSHLLGRWLSLQNGQLSATYWLQSKFFTTDDLLFYIWNKVTRKNQDGVLVSILFDRALTPDYPQISNFLTIIYNDINLILTGEQ, from the coding sequence ATGAAGCGCTTTCATAGCCATCTCACTGCGGATGAATGGCAAAGCATTTTTAGTATCGGTTTGCTGATTGTCGCTTGGCTATATGCCAATATGCGATCGCTCCAATGGTTATTTTATGCCCTCACGCAAGCATCCAGCTTAAATCTAGCCGTGATGGGTATGGTATTAATAGCTTTAGTAGTACAACTCAGACATCATCAACAAAATCAGTTCGCAACTCGTCCGTATTTTATATTTCCTACACTTAGACTAGCACCGTTGCTACTGATGCTTGGTTCATGGTTAATTGCGATCGCTCTTAGTTGGATTCTCGACTTAGAACAATTAACAGTCTTATTATTCATCTTAGGAAGTTATGGGCTATGCGGTTTATTTATTGAGCCATCAATTTGGCGCAAAAACTTACCTGCTGCTGCCTTAATTGCTTGTATTTTGCCTTTTGGTTCACAATTTAATACTGGTTTAGGGATGCCAGCTAGAATCCTTACAGCTAATGCTGTTGAAAAGTTGCTTTTGGCTTTGCACATTAACGCTATTTCTTCTCACGAAATTATTCTTTTAGAAAACGGAATCGCTCATGTAGATTTACCATGTAGCGGTGTTAAAAGTCTGTGGACAGGGACAGTTTTTCTCTTAGCTGTAACTTGGCTGGAAAATCGCTTTATAGGGATAAAATGGTTATTCGTTTGCTCGATAAATTTATTATTGTTGATTTCTGCAAATACTCTGAGAGTACTAATTTTAATATTAGCTAACTACGTTTTTCACCAACCAAAAATCACTCAAATATTACATTTACCTTTAGGAATAATTGGTTTTAGCTTTGCTTGTGGTTTGACATGGTTAATGTTGCGAAAAATTCCCCAGCATGAGCAGAGAGAATGTAGCCAGCAAAAACAGCAAGTCAACAAAAGACAACTAATCTTAGTGAAAAAATTTGTTCCTGGCAAAATGCTAGTTGTTACTGTAATTGTAACGTTGCTATTATTCAGTTCACAATTGCAGTATAGTCACAATGCTATGTTGGCGATCGCTCCTCGACACTTTAGCCCAGAAATATTATCTCAACCTATTCCTTTAACAGCATCTGAACAAAAATTTTTTACTAATCAGGTTAACCCAACTATTGCCGAAAAATACCATTTTAAGTTTCAAAATATTTCTGGTTCATTCTTAGTAGTTTTTAGCAAATCGTGGCAAGCTTTTCATTCACCTGAACTCTGCTTAACTGGCAATGGATTAAAAGTAGATACCATGAAAAAATCACAGTTAAATTCTCATCTTTTAGGACGCTGGCTTTCTTTACAAAACGGTCAACTATCTGCCACTTATTGGCTACAATCAAAATTTTTTACAACTGATGATTTATTATTTTATATCTGGAATAAAGTTACTCGTAAAAATCAAGATGGGGTGCTAGTTTCAATTCTATTTGATCGTGCTTTAACACCAGATTATCCTCAAATCAGTAATTTTCTCACAATTATCTACAACGATATTAACCTTATTTTAACTGGAGAGCAGTAG
- a CDS encoding MoxR family ATPase, producing MRKSIEQLTENLGRTIVGKTDAIRLVLVALLSGGHALLEDVPGVGKTLLAKSLARSIHGRFQRIQCTPDLLPTDITGTNIWNPSSREFEFIAGPVFANILLTDEINRATPRTQSALLEVMEERQVTVDGLSRSVPNPFFVIATQNPIEYQGTFPLPEAQMDRFTLSLTLGYPKEEEELQMLQRLQDGMTFEDLQPCISTEEVTELKQLCGRVKVETPLQQYILNLVRATRADEEVTLGASPRGAVALQKATQALAFLEGRDYAIPDDVKFLAPHVLSHRIIPAGGRRAKTIVERLLRSISIP from the coding sequence ATGAGAAAAAGTATTGAGCAGCTAACGGAAAATCTCGGTCGTACTATTGTTGGCAAAACTGATGCTATCCGCCTAGTTTTAGTCGCGCTGCTTTCTGGGGGACACGCCCTGCTAGAAGATGTTCCTGGTGTCGGTAAAACCTTGCTTGCTAAGTCGTTAGCACGCTCAATACATGGACGCTTCCAGCGTATTCAATGTACACCTGATTTGTTACCAACAGATATAACTGGTACAAACATCTGGAATCCTAGCAGCCGCGAATTTGAATTTATAGCTGGGCCAGTATTTGCTAATATCCTACTTACTGATGAAATTAACAGGGCGACACCCCGCACCCAATCAGCTTTGCTCGAAGTGATGGAAGAGCGTCAAGTTACAGTTGATGGACTCTCTCGTTCTGTTCCTAATCCGTTTTTTGTGATTGCTACCCAAAATCCGATTGAATATCAGGGTACATTTCCTTTACCAGAAGCGCAGATGGATCGTTTTACTCTGTCGTTAACTTTAGGGTATCCCAAAGAAGAGGAAGAACTTCAAATGCTGCAACGGTTGCAGGATGGTATGACATTTGAGGATTTGCAGCCTTGTATTAGCACAGAAGAAGTTACGGAATTAAAGCAACTTTGTGGTCGAGTAAAGGTTGAAACACCCTTGCAACAGTACATCCTAAATTTAGTACGAGCAACGCGGGCAGATGAGGAAGTTACATTAGGTGCAAGTCCGCGTGGTGCAGTGGCATTACAAAAAGCTACACAAGCATTAGCTTTTTTAGAAGGTCGCGATTATGCCATCCCTGATGATGTTAAGTTTCTAGCGCCTCATGTCCTTTCCCATCGGATCATTCCAGCAGGGGGAAGACGGGCGAAAACAATTGTTGAGCGGTTACTGCGCTCTATTTCAATTCCTTAG
- a CDS encoding MBL fold metallo-hydrolase yields the protein MSSKQNLFTIQFWGVRGSIASPGPETVRYGGNTPCVEMRVGGERLIFDGGTGLRVLGQSLLSQMPVEAYMFFTHSHWDHIQGFPFFVPAFIKGNRFHIHGAPAPNGATIKQRLNDQMLHPNFPVPLQIMGADLQFYDIEMRGNVQIGDVTIENAPLNHPGDATGYRISWNGYAAAYITDTEHFPDRLDENVLTLAHNADVLIYDATYTEEEYSSPASSRVGWGHSTWQEAVKVARAANVKKLVIFHHDPLHNDDFLDRVGEQAVQEFPDTLMAREGLSIQLVPPTVTNAVLAEETSVSV from the coding sequence ATGTCTAGCAAGCAAAACTTATTTACAATTCAATTCTGGGGTGTTCGAGGCAGTATTGCATCTCCAGGGCCTGAAACAGTTCGTTATGGTGGTAATACACCTTGCGTTGAAATGAGAGTTGGTGGTGAACGCCTCATCTTTGATGGTGGCACTGGACTACGAGTGTTAGGACAATCCCTTCTGTCACAAATGCCCGTAGAAGCTTATATGTTCTTCACCCACTCTCATTGGGATCATATTCAAGGGTTTCCCTTCTTTGTTCCAGCGTTTATTAAAGGAAATCGCTTTCATATTCATGGAGCGCCTGCTCCCAATGGGGCAACAATTAAGCAACGCTTGAATGACCAAATGCTACACCCTAATTTTCCAGTACCTTTACAGATTATGGGTGCTGATTTGCAGTTTTATGACATCGAAATGCGGGGAAATGTTCAAATTGGAGACGTAACCATAGAAAATGCTCCTTTAAACCATCCAGGTGATGCCACTGGCTACCGAATTAGCTGGAACGGATATGCTGCTGCTTATATTACAGATACAGAACACTTTCCAGACCGCTTAGATGAAAATGTCCTGACGTTAGCTCATAATGCTGATGTGCTGATTTACGATGCTACATATACTGAGGAAGAATACTCCTCACCAGCATCTAGCCGAGTTGGTTGGGGACATTCAACTTGGCAGGAAGCCGTCAAAGTAGCCCGTGCAGCCAATGTCAAAAAATTAGTTATTTTCCACCACGATCCATTACATAATGATGATTTCCTTGATCGTGTGGGTGAACAAGCAGTACAGGAGTTCCCTGACACTCTCATGGCTCGTGAAGGTCTTTCAATTCAGTTAGTTCCTCCAACTGTCACAAATGCAGTATTAGCAGAAGAAACCAGCGTTTCGGTTTGA
- the gshB gene encoding glutathione synthase — protein sequence MKIAFIIDPIQRLDPTHDTSVALIEAAQALGHEVWITQAQMLSVVKSQAWAVLERVELVPVQLVEGRWVAAENWYKLGDRVLLPLEEMDAVFMRTDPPVTVPYLYTTYILDYINPEKTLVVNSPAGLRAANEKMYALQFTEAIPETIVSQDKEIIRKFVEKKGAAILKPLGNKAGEGILYLEASDRNFNSLIEISTQWGQVPVMIQTYLPEAKEGDKRIILLNGEPIGTVNRIPTGNEFRGNMAVGGRVAQTEITEREHQMCTQMASKLQQDGLYFVGIDVIGGYLTEVNVTSPTGIREIDRLSGANLGKQVMEWLGQQMG from the coding sequence ATGAAAATTGCTTTTATTATTGACCCAATTCAACGCTTAGATCCAACTCATGACACCAGTGTGGCGCTAATAGAAGCAGCGCAAGCACTAGGTCATGAGGTTTGGATCACTCAAGCACAGATGTTAAGTGTTGTTAAGAGTCAAGCTTGGGCTGTACTTGAGCGGGTGGAACTGGTACCTGTGCAACTGGTGGAAGGGCGTTGGGTTGCGGCTGAAAATTGGTATAAACTAGGCGATCGCGTTTTATTACCACTTGAGGAAATGGATGCTGTATTTATGCGTACAGATCCGCCTGTAACGGTTCCATACCTCTACACTACTTACATTCTGGACTATATTAATCCAGAGAAAACTTTGGTGGTTAATTCTCCTGCTGGTTTGCGGGCAGCCAATGAGAAGATGTATGCGCTTCAGTTTACTGAGGCAATACCGGAAACTATTGTTAGTCAGGATAAAGAAATTATTCGGAAATTTGTTGAGAAGAAAGGGGCAGCAATCCTGAAGCCGTTGGGAAATAAAGCTGGTGAAGGGATTTTATATTTGGAAGCAAGCGATCGCAATTTTAACTCCCTGATTGAAATTAGCACCCAATGGGGGCAGGTTCCCGTGATGATTCAAACTTATCTACCGGAAGCAAAGGAGGGAGATAAGCGAATTATTTTATTAAATGGTGAGCCAATTGGTACGGTAAATCGAATTCCTACTGGTAATGAATTTCGTGGCAACATGGCTGTTGGCGGTAGAGTTGCTCAAACGGAAATTACTGAGCGAGAGCATCAGATGTGTACGCAAATGGCATCGAAATTGCAACAGGATGGTTTGTATTTTGTCGGCATTGATGTCATTGGTGGGTATCTGACAGAAGTTAATGTCACCAGTCCAACAGGTATCCGTGAGATTGACCGATTAAGTGGCGCTAATCTGGGTAAGCAGGTGATGGAATGGCTGGGGCAACAGATGGGTTAA
- a CDS encoding Gfo/Idh/MocA family oxidoreductase gives MNQAVIGVGIVGTGFGQKVHIPGFQANPRTKVVAVYHRDLAKAEAITSSHNIPHACQTLEEVIALPDVTGVSISTPPFLHYEMAKTVISAGKHLLLEKPTTLNALEARELYQLATARGVVATMDFEFRFVPAWMRLAELLAEGYVGNKRLIKIDWLVSSRADASRPWNWYARKDQGGGALGAIASHSFDYINWLFGSISRLSAKLITAIPERPLPDTGEMKPVDADDTCMLMLELADGTPCQVCISSVASQGRGHWLEVYGDRGTLVLGSDNQKDYVHGFRLWGAPTGKPLAEIEIPNRLIFPKSYADGRIAPFIRVVDQWVQGINSGKEVTPSLREGVYSQMLMDLSHQSNEQNCWVDVPKLAEFINSN, from the coding sequence ATGAATCAGGCTGTAATTGGTGTAGGAATAGTTGGTACTGGATTTGGTCAGAAGGTGCATATTCCTGGTTTTCAAGCTAACCCACGTACTAAAGTTGTGGCTGTTTATCATCGGGATTTGGCTAAGGCTGAAGCTATAACTTCATCTCATAATATTCCCCATGCTTGCCAAACACTTGAAGAAGTTATTGCATTACCAGATGTTACTGGGGTTAGTATCTCTACACCCCCATTTCTACACTATGAAATGGCTAAAACAGTAATAAGTGCGGGCAAGCATTTGTTATTAGAAAAACCAACAACTTTGAATGCTTTGGAGGCGCGAGAATTATACCAACTGGCAACTGCTCGAGGTGTTGTTGCCACAATGGATTTTGAATTTCGCTTTGTTCCAGCATGGATGCGGTTGGCGGAATTATTAGCAGAGGGTTATGTAGGGAATAAGCGGTTAATTAAGATTGATTGGTTGGTGTCTAGTCGTGCTGATGCTTCTCGTCCTTGGAATTGGTATGCACGTAAGGATCAAGGAGGAGGGGCGTTAGGTGCGATCGCATCCCACAGTTTTGATTATATTAATTGGTTATTCGGTTCCATCAGTCGTTTAAGTGCCAAATTAATCACAGCAATTCCTGAGCGTCCTTTGCCTGATACTGGTGAAATGAAACCAGTTGATGCTGATGATACTTGTATGCTGATGTTGGAGTTAGCTGATGGCACTCCTTGTCAAGTTTGTATCAGTTCGGTAGCTTCTCAAGGACGAGGACACTGGTTAGAAGTATATGGCGATCGCGGTACTTTAGTTTTAGGCAGCGATAATCAGAAAGATTATGTACATGGATTTCGTCTTTGGGGCGCACCAACAGGTAAACCTCTAGCTGAAATAGAAATTCCGAATCGCCTGATTTTTCCTAAAAGTTATGCTGATGGACGCATTGCTCCTTTTATTAGAGTAGTGGATCAATGGGTGCAAGGTATTAATTCTGGTAAAGAAGTAACGCCTTCCCTCCGCGAAGGTGTTTACTCCCAAATGTTGATGGATTTGAGTCATCAATCAAATGAGCAAAATTGTTGGGTTGATGTGCCAAAATTAGCAGAATTTATTAATAGTAATTAA
- a CDS encoding bifunctional riboflavin kinase/FAD synthetase → MWVTSDLETALTPTAVALGNFDGVHRGHQQVVVPVVNLSKTYEPLNVASPVPDQQGWVDDATRLAFQEEFEVTAIRDKNHIYRTVVTFNPHPQEFFTGQQRKLLTPMAEKVEQLRSLGVEQLVLLPFDRELADLSPQQFVETILIEKLQANWISVGCDFRFGKGRTGTSADLQAIASSFGIDVNTVPLQTCQGERISSSAIREALLQGEITQANRLLGRAYTLTGTVVQGQQLGRTIDFPTANLQLPPEKFLPRQGVYCVRAYGSNLTSLDLPIPAVMNIGKRPTVNGSTFTVEVHLLDWSGDLYGQTLTVSLEHFLRPEQKFDSLNALKEQIQADAAVAKALLTINN, encoded by the coding sequence GTGTGGGTTACTTCTGATTTAGAAACTGCTTTAACGCCGACTGCGGTTGCTCTAGGAAATTTTGACGGAGTCCATCGCGGTCATCAACAGGTTGTAGTACCTGTTGTAAATTTATCTAAAACTTATGAACCTTTAAATGTGGCATCACCAGTGCCAGACCAACAAGGTTGGGTTGATGATGCCACAAGATTAGCCTTTCAGGAAGAATTTGAAGTAACTGCCATCAGGGATAAAAACCACATTTATAGGACTGTGGTGACTTTTAATCCGCACCCCCAAGAATTTTTTACGGGTCAACAGCGAAAACTGCTGACACCGATGGCAGAAAAAGTGGAACAGTTGCGATCGCTTGGTGTCGAACAGCTAGTATTATTACCATTTGATCGAGAACTAGCCGATCTTAGTCCACAGCAATTTGTGGAAACAATTTTAATTGAGAAGTTACAAGCTAATTGGATCAGCGTCGGTTGTGATTTTCGCTTTGGTAAAGGGAGAACAGGCACATCAGCCGACTTACAAGCGATCGCCTCATCTTTCGGTATAGATGTTAATACCGTACCCTTGCAAACTTGTCAAGGAGAACGCATTAGTAGTTCTGCTATTCGTGAAGCACTCTTGCAAGGAGAAATAACTCAGGCAAATCGACTATTGGGACGCGCCTACACTCTGACAGGAACAGTAGTTCAAGGGCAACAACTAGGCAGAACAATTGATTTCCCTACTGCTAACTTGCAACTGCCACCGGAAAAGTTTTTACCTCGGCAAGGGGTTTACTGCGTTCGCGCCTATGGTTCAAATCTAACTTCATTAGACTTACCCATACCCGCAGTAATGAACATTGGTAAGCGTCCAACAGTAAACGGCAGCACTTTTACGGTCGAAGTTCATTTATTGGATTGGTCTGGGGATTTATATGGACAGACATTAACGGTAAGCTTAGAACACTTTTTGCGACCAGAACAAAAATTTGATTCCCTCAACGCTCTCAAAGAGCAAATACAAGCAGATGCAGCAGTTGCCAAAGCTTTATTAACAATTAACAATTAA
- the grxC gene encoding glutaredoxin 3, whose translation MATKVEIYTWRSCPFCISAKSLLKNKGVEFMEYAIDGDEAARTKMAKRANGRRSVPQIFINDQHIGGCDDLYELDAGGNLDPLIQ comes from the coding sequence ATGGCTACTAAGGTAGAAATTTATACATGGAGAAGCTGCCCTTTTTGTATAAGTGCTAAAAGTTTACTGAAAAACAAGGGCGTGGAGTTTATGGAATATGCCATAGACGGCGATGAAGCAGCACGTACAAAGATGGCAAAAAGAGCCAATGGTCGTCGCTCTGTCCCCCAAATATTTATTAATGATCAACATATTGGTGGCTGTGATGACCTTTATGAGCTAGATGCTGGGGGTAATTTAGATCCACTTATACAGTAG